From Saccopteryx leptura isolate mSacLep1 chromosome 3, mSacLep1_pri_phased_curated, whole genome shotgun sequence, one genomic window encodes:
- the TRNP1 gene encoding TMF-regulated nuclear protein 1, translating to MPGCRISACGPGAQEGAVEPGSPRPPPQEPLPSPQPPPPTPTLTPTQASSLPEATPASVGSAEGQELQRWRQGANGGTGATGPAGGAGGGAGTAGAGGRALELAEARRRLLEVEGRRRLVSELESRVLQLHRVFLAAELRLAHRAESLGRLGGGVAQAELYLAAHGSRLKKGSRRGRRGRPPALLASALGLGSCMPWSTGRLRRGHGPDPDSPFRRSPPRGPASPQR from the coding sequence ATGCCGGGCTGCCGCATCAGCGCCTGCGGCCCGGGGGCCCAGGAAGGGGCggtggaacccgggtccccgcggCCGCCGCCTCAGGAGCCCCTGCCATCCCCTCAGCCCCCGCCCCCAACTCCGACCTTGACCCCGACCCAGGCCTCGTCGCTGCCAGAGGCGACCCCGGCGTCAGTGGGCTCGGCCGAGGGGCAGGAGCTGCAGCGCTGGCGCCAGGGCGCTAATGGGGGTACGGGGGCCACCGGGCCGGCAGGGGGCGCGGGCGGCGGCGCGGGCACAGCTGGGGCAGGGGGCCGCGCACTGGAGCTGGCCGAAGCGCGCCGGCGACTGCTGGAGGTGGAGGGCCGCCGGCGCCTAGTGTCGGAGCTGGAGAGCCGCGTGCTGCAGCTGCACCGCGTCTTTCTGGCGGCGGAGCTGCGCCTGGCGCACCGCGCTGAGAGCCTGGGCCGCCTGGGCGGCGGCGTGGCGCAGGCCGAGCTCTACCTGGCGGCGCACGGGTCGCGTCTCAAGAAGGGCTCGCGCCGCGGCCGCCGTGGCCGCCCGCCGGCGCTGCTTGCCTCGGCGCTGGGTCTGGGTAGCTGCATGCCCTGGAGCACCGGACGCCTGCGGCGGGGCCACGGCCCCGACCCGGACTCGCCCTTCCGCCGAAGCCCGCCCCGCGGCCCCGCCTCTCCCCAGCGCTGA